Within the bacterium genome, the region GGATGCACGCCGGCCGCATCGACGGCATTAACGGCATGGAGCCCGGCAATGACAGTCGGAATAATCGGCCCGGTGATTTCATGAATAATTTCTCCGAACGACGTGTCTTCCTGCGGCGGTCTCCCGACAACAGTAAACGGCCAGATGGCATCTTCGCGATGATAAATTTTGTCGACTTTGATAAAAGGAAAATCGTGAGTAAGACTATAATATCCCAGATGATCTCCAAAAGGCCCTTCCGGTTTTTTCAGGTTAGGATCGACCGTTCCTGTAATACAAAAATCGGCATCGGCGGCAATAGTAAATCCATCGCGTTGAGAATAACGCACGCGGTTGCCCGATAAAACTCCGCCGAACATCAATTCGGTCAATCCTTCGGGTAGCGGCATTACGGCGGCCAGTGCCATCGCCGGATGGCCGCCCACAAAAATACTGACACGCATTTTTTCTCCGCGCCGGATCGCGGCTGAATGATGCACACCGATACTACGATGTATTTGATAATGCAATCCTATTTCTTCGTTCGTGATATATTGTCCGCCGGATAATTGAATCCTGTACATTCCGAGATTCGACATTCGCCAGCCGGGAAAATCCGGATGTTCGGTATATACCTGAGGGAGAGTGACAAATGCGCCGCCGTCATTCGGCCAGCTTTGAATTTGCGGTAGATCTTGTACTCGGCATTGATGCGCCAAAACCGGACCGGACGCAACTTTTTTTGGGATGGTTCTCAAAGCCGCCAGCGGCGCGCCGGCATATCGCAACGGATGTTTTAAAAAAATAACCGGATCGATTTTCAGATCAACCAGTTGTTTCACGCGTTTCAGTGTGTGGCGAAAAATAAATCGCGTCCGTTCCATCGTACCAAATAAATTCGACACACATGGAAAGCGGCAACCTTTGACGTTGGTAAATAATAAGGCCGGCCCCTGGTTTTGATAAACGCGACGCTGGATTTCAGCCATCTCCAGATACGGATCAACTTCGTCGGTTACGCGAATAAGGAATCCGTTTTTTTCCAAGTCATCGACACATTGCCGTAATGAACGGTGATTCATACAACCTCTTTAAAAAAACCGTGCCATAATACGGAAATTTGTACTAAAAGAAAACCAGATTATTCATTTTAATAGTGTCGCTACGACATGGAGATATGTCTACAATAACTTCAATTGGAACAAATAAAAAAAGCGCTCCAACAAGGAGCGCTTCTTAACGGAGGAGACTATGCTATCAGAAGGCAATACCAAATTTCAATAATTGAAAATCCAAATATATTTTTTCAAAGTCGCTGCTGAAAAATGTATCGACTTTTTTATCCGTGCCTGTAAAATACCGTCCAACGCTCAAGCCTGTACCCCAGTACAAACCGCTTTTCGAAAAATAACGATAACCAATACCACAGAAAACGCCAAGCTTATTTCGAGTAACGCTTTTCGAAACATCGGACAAAAACTCATCTTCTTTTGAACTAATATGCGCAAATGTTGCGCCGCCGCTTAAATAAAATCCTTTTTGATGTTCCCCTAAAAAACGGCGGTAATGCGCCTCGACTTCATAATAACGATCGCCATGCCCGGACTGAATCAAAACAGGAAATGCAATTTCAGCTTTTCGGCTTACGTTGAATAACGAAAATCCGCCGGCCAGTGAAAATGTTTTATCCGCACTTGCAACTAGTAATCGGGCCGGATTCAATTCTATTCCGTAATTCTTTCCTGTCAATGGCTCCAACGCTACCTCATTGTATAATTCGGTTTGCTTCTGCATCATTTGCTTTTGCAATGCAATCACGGTGTCAATTTTTGAATCGCTCTGACTCCATGCCGTTGGATTCAAAAATAACATTCCAACTAAGCATAATACCCATTTCATTTTGATCTCTCCATTTTTAATTTTGTTTAAACACTGTATTTGAGACACGCGAGTAAGAACTGGCAAGAACAATGCCCGGCCTCAAACGTATGATTTTACGTTATTTAAAAAATCAGCAGATGTGGATTAC harbors:
- a CDS encoding UbiD family decarboxylase encodes the protein MNHRSLRQCVDDLEKNGFLIRVTDEVDPYLEMAEIQRRVYQNQGPALLFTNVKGCRFPCVSNLFGTMERTRFIFRHTLKRVKQLVDLKIDPVIFLKHPLRYAGAPLAALRTIPKKVASGPVLAHQCRVQDLPQIQSWPNDGGAFVTLPQVYTEHPDFPGWRMSNLGMYRIQLSGGQYITNEEIGLHYQIHRSIGVHHSAAIRRGEKMRVSIFVGGHPAMALAAVMPLPEGLTELMFGGVLSGNRVRYSQRDGFTIAADADFCITGTVDPNLKKPEGPFGDHLGYYSLTHDFPFIKVDKIYHREDAIWPFTVVGRPPQEDTSFGEIIHEITGPIIPTVIAGLHAVNAVDAAGVHPLLLAIGSERYVPFEERKPQEILTIANAILGQGQLSLAKYLMIAAREDNPDLDIHNIGDFFKHILERVNWETDLHFQTRTTMDTLDYSGTAINEGSKVVVAAAGRIRRKLPSQLPVDIHLPAGFNNPKIVIPGVVAIQAPAFSDRTIGKKTLKGFCDFYESVRVWDDFPLMVLVDDSEFAGRNLNNFLWTTFTRSNPATDIEGVRTFIDDKHWGCRGPLVIDARIKPHHAPPLAEDPEVSRKVDALGVKGRVLHGWV